The stretch of DNA aataacatctacagttgagatcattttttttatttattttagtgttttattttttttaaaaaaaaaacacacaaatttaaagttttttatggcattcacCATGACTTTTTctcatatttgtaagtttttttaaaaaaatgtcatatttagggtaattaagtttttatgccatatatatcaaaacatagctttattttctcatattttatttttttttgacaatgaactttcattaaaaatattcaaaagTTTATACATAGAGAAAAGATGAAAAATCAGCTATTCAAATTAGTTTATCATCCACCCTGAGTGCACGAACTACTAATTCATGTGTACAATAAACATGAATTAGAGATGCCTCAGGAAAACTGGATAACAAACTAGCAAAAAAAATCTAGGAAAGATCCTActtcaaaacaaaaaagaagGATCTCCTAGATAATACAGTAATTGAAAATAATCAATTAGACTCAAAAGATTTATTAGGTAGCCCGATGCAAGAGACCAATCCAGTGCAACCACTAAAGCTACATAAGTTTAGCTGCTACTAATCTGTGAACCTCCCTACAAAaccaaagaaaaaataataatgattagAACATATTATaccaatgaaaataataaaaataataataataataataataataataataataataataataataataataataataataataataataataatgtaatagataaaataaaaaaaaaaaaaaaaaaaagatagaaactTATCTCTAACTCGAATACTTGGAGAGAGATCTTGTTCAAACTTGTTAAATTTTTGTCATCTCCAAAAGATAAAATTTTACATAATAAACTAATGAACAttaacataatataataatattaccgTACAAAATAACAcaacaatatataaaaaatacttgCAATGTTAAGACAAATAAAATaacttattaaaagaaaaattggaTAAAACTTAACAACAtaaatgaaaaattgaaaaagagtaatataaaaaaaaactaaaataatctaataactaaaaaataaataacaatattttaaaataataaatcaataaaaaataagaaatgctacctaaaataatatatttaggtTAATAACTACCAATAAttctgttttcaaaaaaaaaaaaaaaaaaaaaaaaaaactaccaataattctgtaaaaaaattaaaaaactaattagacacgtaaaaaaaaataaccaagAAAATCTCCACCACTTTCAACGAACTACCCAACCAGCCATAAAAAACTGTTGCATGAGTAATCACCCCTGATCATTAGTGACAAATAAGAACCACCAAAAAATTGACGCATAGTGATTTGGtcacacaacaaaaaaaaaatatatatatattaaaaatgaatatttaaaaattgttataataataataataatgataaaacaTAGGTTGGAAAGACATTCTTGGAACAGCACTGAAATCTCCATTCAGATCAACATACCGAAAAGTGGCGATATGGTGTTAATGGTAGGAAATCCAGAGATAGAAAAAGGAGTTTGATTGAACCCAAGATGAAAAGTGCAGTCAAGAAATATTGTAAAGGACTGACACTATTTCAAATTGTAGTATAAAAGAACCtctggaaaaataaaatatacagaacaaagaaaaagacagtaaaaaaaaataaataaaaaataaaaaacacataGATAAGATGAAAATTCTATGATAAATCaaatgagaaaaacaaaaaagaataataaggaATTGTAGAAACGTTTATGgccaaaaaagtaaaaataagagAATACATATCTGAGAGTCGGTGTCTTGAAATCGCATGGTGGTTATGTAGATCtcattaatcaattattaaTGTTGCCGCTTCCAACAAGCAACATACCCAAAATCGATTAAAAAGATAACATCATctcaaaaattatataaaattttctttgaaggaaaaagaaaaaattgaagaagaaattaAACTGCCACAGAAGAAATTTAACTGCCACAGAGAAATTTAACTGCCACCcggtttataaaataattattttctcatatttttgtaaatagccctttttgtaattattttatttttgttgtacatttatgaaaaaagcttattttattttagtttattatcatttatttttatatttaagatgatttctaattatttttatattttacaagaaaaattaattatttgaataattataataaggcTGACCAATAAAAATCTACCACATGTATATCTATCTTGGTACTTAACAAATTAAAGTAGATGGAACAGTAGAAATTACAACAGAACTATAGTTTAAAGGAATTTATTCTCAAAATTTCAGTTCAAAGATTAATTGTACCGAACATCTAAATTAATGACCAAAATTGCATGTAAaggttttaattttgaaaattttgggaACGAAGTATTCTATAACAAAGAAAAGGATGCAAAACAGATTTATCAGATTTATTTATCATtgcttattcaaaaaaaaaaaaaaaaaaaaaaaaaggatttatTTATCATTGCTAGCATTTCCCACACGTTACAGTgtaaatgacatagatcaattaGCTTGGATTGGCTTAAAGCTCAAAGAACAGTCTTTATTTAGTGCAAAACAATAATCTGAAACAAACACAAATGATAAAAGATTACACAATGAAGCTTCATGTATGATGGCAATGAATATCACTACACTTGCAGGTCTCTGTAGGCGTTCTCCGTAGTGGTAGATTCTAACTCCAGGCTATGAATCATTGGATTCACATCTCCACCACTGGCCCAAAAGACCTAAGATAGCAGAAAAACCTGctaaataaaacatatttttattgGTAAAGATGGAGGATTACTTGAATAAAGATGACAATAAACTATATAACTAGCAACGAAGTTTGTTATGTTAGTGTAGAGTTACCAGTTATGAATCTCACAACTGAGGAGATAATGGAATAGGGAAACATTTCTCAGTAACTGACGAACTGATATGGTTCACGCCAGTGTAGAAATCACACCTTTTAGAAGCAGTGACTATTAAGTCTTTTGGTATGTTGGGATGGGTACTCCTGAATCTTCTGTCAGCTTTTTGTAAGCTTCTTGCAGATGTTGGGTCACAGGCCCCACTTTCCCATCTCCAATTACACGCCCATCAATCTTCACAACCTGAAAAATGTAATCCAGAAGTCTTTAAGATTTTATTTCTTATTGATAGGAAGAAATTGTTGCATGGTTTAAACAGGAGAAAAAAACTGCGTATTTTAAAGACAAATGAATCTAAGCTGTTTTCCTTTGTAGGAACCTGTCTTTGTCACTATTCAAAATCACTGAATTAAATGGTGCAAATAGAAAATCCCAACCTTATCTGATCCTGGTAATAGTGAAATGTTTTTCTTAAAGAATAGCAAATCCAATTAAGTAATACAATATGACAAGAATGTGAATCATAAttacattttcaaaaaaaaagtttgatgAATTTGAGTTCATAATGTATTgtctacatatatttataaagaTACTACTTCAATTAATTAGTACATACTAATGTTGATGGTCATTTTCTTCACACTAAATATGTTTCTGCATTGTAAATTGTGGTGAGAACACTCATTTATAAATGTCTGGAATATTAATAAGGGACTTACCGGTGTGAGTTCCCCCATAGTCCCTGTAGTCCATACCTGCAGAACACAGAGGGATGAAAAGGAGCAACAATATTCTCACAAAGACAACAAATAATTTAATCTCAGCAGTCCAGCCTATATTATAAATGGGTCAGTGATTCACTCTATAATGCACTCGAAGAACCAGAGGTTAACATATTCAAGACATGTCATCCCCATCTTGTTCATGGCAACTGGCAAGAGATTTTTATGTCTTAAAAATGTTACTTTCTACTTCTGGTCATTGCTCAATTTAATACACTTGAAAGAGCAGTTAACAAGAGGGATATGTAGATACTTGAGGTAAAATGCTCGTTTGATAGAAATTATCTGTAGGTACATTTATATAATTAGTATATGTAATACGTATTGATGAATGCATACCTCATCTGCAGTATGGAACTCTGAAAGACTGATTCTGCGCTCCTCTAACACAAACTTTTCCTTCACTACAAGGTCCATAACCTACACCTCCAAGAAAATGAATGGATCATTCCAGACCAAAATTTACTTTTGCTATGTGGACTTAAAGCACCTTTATTGACATTCATAAgtgaaatattaaaattagacatagaTAGCTTAATATTCTTGACCTACTCATCTCttgttattaaatattatatgaaaTAAGCCTCAGTCAGTGGAGACGCTAATGCAATCTGCAGATGGAAAGTTAAAACAGCTTACAGTAGCACGGGTAATGCCAGGAAGACAGTAATCAGCATGAGGTGTCGAAACACGGGCTTTCTTCACTAAAAACTGCACACCAAAACAATTGGATTGTCAGAAATTAATGACCAAACTTTTCGCATTACAATTATATACATTTGATAttcataatcataatcataacTATCCACAGTGGGAATGCTTTCCACAATTTAACAAATGTTGTCTGGAAAGTACTAAAACAAACACTCAGATATTTATTATTACTTAAGCATAAACCTTACAATATTTGTAGCATTTGTTTCAGACACGAAACCTTCATAATCAAGCATGATTGCATCACCAGCATTTCCATTATTTCCTTCTATCTGCACCAtccaataaacatgttcaaatTAAAACAAGAATAAATCCATGAGCACCAACACATTAGTGGCATAGAAGAATGCAAATCTACCAGGCTGTTACAGTGTCACTGATTTTACCAAATCATGTTCTGCACATTCTTGCACTGAAAATCTCACCTTATATTCTACCCTAGAACTTTCTAGTTCATTATATTACACAGTTATGAACCCAACATTCAATTTCAGCAAATTTAGGAGCAGTCAACAGTATATGTATCAAAAGAATGATCAGTCATTACACAACAACACATTATCACATTCTATGGATTTGTATCATAGAGAATAAGAAATTACCTTTGCTAGAATATTATTAAGAAGGTTGTTGTGATGAATCTTTGAGTCCAAATTCTGTTAAAAGACAATGTAAAAACTGAGCCAGCAGAACAGAATAATTTATTAATCTCTtgcaattatgaaaaaaaaatattgtgcaATATATTAGCGACTGAACTTTATACCATTGTAAGAGAAAATTTTACTGCAGAGAATTAATGTAAGCCACCAAAAGGAGAATAATTGATAATGTCTCTAGGTATTGTTCAATAAAaacttattaatttaatattttaacacTTTATTTCCTTTAGAAAATGGTTAATGAATTGACTATATTATTCATGTAATTAGCTTATATTTATACAACTtaagaaaaactaaaatagaAAAGTACCAAAgcaaataggaaaaaaaataattacaattgaCCCTATTTTTTAGCTAATTTACAGCTAATATTCTAACTCCCCTTCAAGCTGGAGAATAAAAGTTAATCATGCCCACTttgttacaaagataatcaACCCGCACCCCATTCAAAGCCTTTGTAAAATTGTTTCCTAATTGTTCTCCAGTTTTCACATATCCTGTAGAGATAAGCCTTATTGAATTTTCTCACaaacaaaatgacaatcaacTTCAATGTGCTTAGGGCCCGTTTGGCACAACCTAAAAGCTGCTTTTTGAAAAAGTTGTGATAAAAATGTGTTTGGTAAACAGTTAAAAAACAgctttttgaagaatttttagAGAAGCTACAGCTAGAAGCTAAAGCTGCTCCAacccaacttttagaaaaagctgttttatttaaaaaactataataattttttttgtactaaaaccatatttacttatttattacatattaaaaaaaataattaaaataaactatttataataaaataaataattgtttttgaagaaaaaaaataattattaaatctcttatttttttaaaaaaaataatttatattttattttattattaacaaacaacatcaacctagaatttttcttatacagtttctaattttttttaaatttgatcaaacataataaaaaatattataaattatttttatcaaatgcatataaatttatatttgaaaaaaaaataaaaaaatgtaaaaaaaaatataatattatacaaaataagttttatatatttattattataataaactagattataacattatcattatgatagatcttaacaactcacagtactttgaaatttataatttaccaaacactcagctCAGCTTTTTTTCACAGTTTTAGAACAGCTGCTTTTTTCACAGCACAACTACAGCTGCTTTTTTCCCACAGCACAGCTGTGCCAAACTGGCCCTTAGTACGCTTATGGAACACAGGATTtgaggcaatatgaagagcaACTTGTTTATCACACCACAATTTTGCTAGTACTACAATCCTACTTCAGTCAAAAGTTGATCTATCGACATTATCTCACACACAGATTGTCTCATAGCCCTACATTCTGATTCTGCACTGTATCTGGACACATCATTTTGCTTCTTACTCTTCTAAGATGCCAAATTACCCTCAACAATGACAAAATAACCTGAAGTGGATCTTCTATTTACCTTGGAACCAGTCCAATCTGCATCTAAGAAACACACTCAATTTGGGTGTGCCCGTGATCCCTGTAAACAATACCTCGTCTGGGTGCTCCTTTCGAGTAACACAAAATATGTTCTAATGTTGCCCAATGATAAATCGTTGGAGATGACATAAACTGAGTGACAACACTAACTGAGACTGCAATACTTGGAGGAATCTACAATACTTCTCAGGGACTTCAAATAGTTCTCCATCACTCGTTAGGTGCATAGTAGGACTCATTGGAGTACTACAAGATTTTGCTCCCAATCTTCCTGTCTAAGTTAacaaatcaagtacatactttcttcGATATAGAAAAATACCTTTTTTACTCCGAGTGACTTCAACTCTCAAAAAAATACTTGAGCACCCCAAATTCTTCGTGTTAAATTGGGTAAGAAGGAATGATttaagggatgagatgcctCTAGTATCATCTCCAGTAATAACAATATCATCCACATAcacaattaacaaaataataccaGTAGTTGATCATTTATAAAACACAGAATGGTCGGACTTACTTTCCAACATACCAAATTTCTCAATAGCCtaactaaatttaccaaaccaaaCTCGAGGACTTTGTTTCAAACCATGTAAAGATTTGCGAAGACGACAAACTCGCCCTGACTCCCCTTGAACAACAAACCCAGGAGATTGCTCCACATACACCTCTTACTgaagatctccatgaagaaaacatttttaatatcaagttTATATAAAGGTCAATGATGAGTAGCTGCAATGGAAATAAAAAGTCGAACATATGTCAATTTAGCAACAGTagaaaaagtatcacaatagtcGACTCTATAAgtttgagcataacccttggcaacaagacAAACCTTTAATCGAGCAACTGTTCCATCTAGATTAATACCCATTTGCACCCTATGACCCGTTTTCTTGAAGGTAAAACAACCAAGTCTCAAGTGCCATTCGCATCTAAAACATCCATCTCTTCTATCATGGCAGCAAGCCAACTAGGATGAGATAGAGCTTCACGAATAGGTTTACGTATCGAAATAGAATCAAGAGAATTAATGAAGGAGCAAGAAGATGAGCACAAATGATTATAGAAACAAAAGAAGAAATAGGATAGGTACATTTGCGTTTGCCTTTATGTAATGCAATGGGAAGATCATCCCTGGGGTCCGGATGTGATGACGAAGAAGCAAGTGCAAGACATGAAACAAGTTGTAGAGGAGACAGAGGGGGTGGACACCTGAAATACACTTTAATAGGAGGCGGAAAAGGTGGAGGAGGTGTAGGCATGTCAAGAGCTGTGACCAAGACAGATGGAGGAATAAGAGACTCGTCAAAACATATGTCAAGTGTAGAACATGTGATAGAATATaccaacaaatcatcatcctccccctgATGAGTAAATTTAGGTGaagacaaaaaataaattgtaatttacaCAAAAGTAACATCGATAAAAACAAGATATTTGTTAAGATCGGGGCAATAACACCTATATCATTTATGAAGACAAGAATAACAAAGGAATACACACTTCAATAACTTTGGATCTAATTTGGTTATATGTGGACGAACATCACGACAAAGCAAGTGCTGCCAAAAATTCTTGGCTCAATAGGAAGATTAAGAGCTTATTGGGAAAAAGAATTTTGTAAGGGATCCCACCTTGAAAACAACAGATCACATGCGGTTATTTAAAAGATATGCAACGAAAACAGCATCGAGCCAAAACGGTCTAGGAACAAGCATTTCAAATAAGACAGCTCGAGTTTTTTCAAGGAGATGTCTATTTTTCCGTTCTGCTACACCATTTTCAGATGGAGTATCATGCCATTTTGAACCATATAAGATTGAAATAAACTTGATTGtactctttggcattatcacttcTCACTGTACgaaaaaacacattaaattgattttgaatttcAGCATAAAAGGCACAAAAAATAGAGAGCAATTCAGAACGGTTCTTCATCAAAAACAACAAAGTGACACGAGAATAACcatccacaaaagtaacaaaataacGAAAATCAAGTTTAGACAAGGTAGGAGAAGGACCCCAAACATCAGAATGAACTAATTCAAAAGGAGCACTGGCACGTTTATTGACTGTAGGACTTGAACTGAGGCGGTGATATTTAGCAAACTGACATGATTCACAATCTAACGAAGACAACTTACTATATTGTGAGCAAAACATTTTAAGCTGAGGAAGAGGGTGACCCAAACTACAATGTGCCTCGAAGGGAGATTGTACACCAGAACAAGCAACTGATTTAGGTATTGGTGTATCAAGAATGTAGAGACCTCTAGATTCATGTCCTTTACCAATAATTTGTTTCGTCATAAGATCCGGAAATAAGTAATAATCATGTGCAAAAGAGATACAACAACTAAGATCACAAGAAAGTTGGCTGACAGAgatcaaattaaaagaaaaattaggtAAATGTAAGACGGACAACAAAGGAAGCATTGGTGTAGGAGTAATTTTACCAGACCCAAGAACACAAGATGGTGACCCATCGACTAAGGTAACAGTAGAAACTGAAGCATGAGGTTAAAAATCAGAAAAGAAGCTAGAATCACCTGTCAAATGGTTTGTAGCACTAGAATCAATAACCCATTTGGAAGACAAGGAAAGAAGACACGAATTTGGTTTACCTAAATCAGCAATGGTAGTGATAGAAGAGGATGAATACTTAAGAGACTCTTGATACTGTAAGAATTTGGCATATTCATCTGCAGAAACAAGAATTGGTCTTCCAGAAGCCATTACAAATATTATGTTCGTCCCACCAAACTAACTGAAACAACAAACCAACCAACAAATTTGATAAAGGAGCAAACAAATTGAGACAACAAGTAGAGAACAAAATGAGATAATGAGCCAACAATCAAAATCCAATAGGAGAACAAAAAGATGAAGAGGCAAACAAAAGGATCAGAAGCCCAAAACTAGGAGAACTAAAACTTGCCCAAAATACATGAGCACCGAACGACCCAAAACCAGAAGTGAAAGACCAGCTCAAAACTGACCACCAGAGACAAATTGCCATCGAAATCGCCGCTACACAGCGCCTCCACGTGTCAGCACGTGGGATTGTCGCAAAAACTTCAGGCGGTGCATGTGGCTCACGCGCACGAATTCCACCACCAAACTCCGGGGTTCTGCAGATAATCCGATGGTGCCGACAGTGAAAGTTCACGTGCTCTCTAAATATGTTTTTTGAGAAATGAGCCTTAAGGAAGATGAAGAACAAACCCTAATTGCAAATCTCaattttgtgaaaaaccatAATTTCGAGTTTTGAATTTTGCTCTGATAACATGTAGAAAATGGTTAATGAATTGTCTATATTATTCATATAATTAGCATGTGTTTATACAACCTAAGAGAAACTAAAATAGGAAAGTACCAGAGAAAATaggaaaagaaaataattacaacTGACCTTATTTTCTAGCTAATTTACAGCTAATATTCTAACATTTCCTAACTTCTGTATTTAATCTGACATCCACTACTGACTATTGGACTGCTTTTGAAGTTCTATGATCAATTTTTCCTCATAACTTTAATAGTCACCAGCTTGGTATTATCAATTCAATTCCTAGCATCTAAATTTGTTGTTCCACCCCaccaaaatcaaagaaagaaaacCCACAAATGCAGAGACGAATAATTTTCTGGTCAGGCATTAAATAAAACAGAGGAGTAGAACAGAGACATTCCAACATTTTAGAAATATGATTCTGGAGTCACCAGATCTCCCATTTGCACACTTACCCACTTATTTATATCAGACGTAGATGCTTATTCCGCTGGTATTAAATTATGCATTATTGTCACAGTCTGAAGCCTAAAACTTTCTCTTGAAGGCTCCCAAACAATAAGATggtatgagaaaaaaaaaactttctacACCAACAGCTCTAAGCAGACCTTGCAACTATGTTATGCTCTAACAGTAGAAATTAGTTTCGTGAATTTGAACCCCCACCACTAAAACACTCACCACTCAACCAATCACTTAGCATCAAGTGGcatgtaatttttttctttcttatttacTGAAAAACAAAGCTACGTCAAATAGGAAGCAGAAAGTAGCATCTTACATTTGGTGAATTACGACGAGTAGAAGCTGTGACCAGAGTTATACCATGTGTATTATCATAGACAGGGGGTTTCCATTCAGGAAGTACTGcaagtttaataaaaaaaaaaaaagcactaAGCACAGAAAATGATGTATCACAATTACAAACAGCTTCTCTTTTGTATTTGCACAATCCATTAACAATGGAACGAACTCCAATAAAGagcatttgaaaaatattagtttgTGAAGCATTGAAACAAACTTCCTTTAATTGGTGACCGTACCAAATGTCAGAAGGAGAAGGGAGCAAATAGGAAAATTTTGAGACAGAGAAGAACGATTTCTCATAGTCAGCTGAACAGTTATAACCCATTTTGAAGGGAAATACTGATGGAAGTATAATCAGAAGTCTAATACACGTGTATATGGAAATTACTAAAAGGTTAACTATTAACTATTAAGtgacacaaaaataaaatatcgacTTACCTATAAGGTTGCAACCATAGAGATTGAATGCTGGACTCATGCCAGAAGTAACCTGAAAAAGACATAAATATCATCATTAAAGACATATGTAGACTGAGTGAGTCCTAAAGAAACATAAGCTAGACAAGATTTTTAGATCAGTTAAAAATGATGCCTTTGTGCCACTCAGAGGTGTAAAACGAGTCAAGGATCAAGTGAATGTACTCATCCTATGACCATCCATAGGTAAAGCAGAGAAATGAATAAGGAAGCAATTTCAGAGTGGGAGTTCTTTACTTACCACTCCCATTTAATTTCATGGTCAAAAGATATCTAACTTAAGTGTATAAAACTCTACAGGTTTAATGCTGACAACCCTCTTAATGCACCTGATAAACCTTCCAAGAAGTGGAACTATTGTAGTAGTTTTACTTAGTGAATTCAAAAAAAATGACAGCAATGAATGATGACAGCAACAACGATGAtaagaattattattaattagtatgTTGATAATCATAGTAAGAGAATGATATTCAAATGGTAAATCTGGCTTATCAACTCATGTGCATACAGAGCTGGAGAAATATAAAAGGGGTGGGAATTTCTCAGCATACCTTCTTGCCACGCGTTAGACTTAGCCTGATGTGTGTATTATCAAACATACCATTCCGAATAAGAGTTCTGAAGATGGCTTCTTTGACCTGCAATTATACATTCATACTCTACTGGGACAACTCCTCTCAAActtaaggaaaaaaataaatgaagcgaAATTCCTTTTTATTAAGCCCAAACATGAAGCATATTTATATGTTATCtatgaattaaatatatatatatgcttgaGTTGTGCAAACTATAGGAAGCATACGTCTTTTATCCAAGCCATATATCAATTCTAGTCATTCTTACCTCTTCACGACTAGGCACATTCTCGAAAGCTAAAGCCTTTGCCGAGTCAAACAACCTGTTGAATGTAAACTTAAATCAATTTTCATGAGACGTTTATAATGAAATGGTATAGATTGAATCATCAttaaattatacaaaaatatctacACGTGCTtaataagaaagaaattcaTGTTTGTTACATATAAGTATCACAGTGCTCTGCTGAAATGCCCTGGGAACATTCTTCAATTTTAGCAGTGAACTCTCATGAAATTCACAATTCTAATTGATTAGAACATAAATTACAGTAGTAAAATGGACCAAATTGTTTAGTTTCCCTTTACTAACGATTATTTGATTTCATACTTATTGCATACTGCAATTCTGACCCAAGATACAGCCGAACTAATgttaaatatacattttatacATGCATTTGTATCAAAGCCAATTTTCTTCGCTGACCTATCTAAATGCTCTTCAAGCTTAAATATCTTTCCATCGTAAACTCGGAGTCCCTCCCAAGCTGAATCACCTCCTTGGACAACAGAGTCGAACACAGAAACCTTGTATTGGTGACGAAATGGATAAGTCTCTAGACATTAGCACATAATAGATCTTTTAACTATTCAACAGTTGGTTACAACACGACTCATCTTAAGGTACCTTCGCACTTTCTCGTGGTAGAATCTCATCACCAACCCATGCAAATAGCTTTGCATTTTCAGGATTAGGAAGATCAGGAGGAGGCAAGGGGGACTTTAGCAAATGTGATGTGTGCTTCGAATGACGCCGAAGCCAATTGTACAGAGGTAGAGTTTGCTCCAATACATCATACAGAGACAGGGGAAAAGGCTGAGAAATAAGAATATAGAATAAGCTCAGTCAAAGGCACCATTCTTCCTAAACACTTAAGTTGCTATTCAAAACCCTGATAAGCACCACAAAAAAGATGCATTAAACCACTAAAGATCTAAGCAGGTATAAACAATTGATTTACAAGAAAGAAAATGTCGAACTGCATTAACGAAAACATGGAAATTACAAATTAACATCAAAAGAAAATATTGCTTTGATTTTATAAGCACATGGAAGTaatttaaaatgacaaaaataagaaaaatataacattATTAATACTTCAATAGATAATGACAATTTGTATTTCAACATGTTTGAACCATTGGCTAAGAAACACAAACAGCATACCACAGGATACTTCCTAACTCGTTCAAATCCAGTTGATTTATGTACACTTTTGTACCACCACGGAGCCCAAATGCCATCTACTGGTTTTGGGCCAG from Cannabis sativa cultivar Pink pepper isolate KNU-18-1 chromosome 2, ASM2916894v1, whole genome shotgun sequence encodes:
- the LOC115719285 gene encoding branched-chain-amino-acid aminotransferase-like protein 1 translates to MAEQRKQEEEVEEVEVEVIHAWSPPRSLSTSLMYSFNQRDDTEVLDEPLYANFIRVTGYDRPYREELLSTMESDGNKVIDDILFSPGKKKYRYCKQIAKHLVSGLSSDLIKKGKHFILIRNPLDILPSFDKVVPPSFNELGFGSLISIYGELSALGRPPPIIDAAELEANPEVTLRGLCEELDIPFQASMLKWEAGPKPVDGIWAPWWYKSVHKSTGFERVRKYPVPFPLSLYDVLEQTLPLYNWLRRHSKHTSHLLKSPLPPPDLPNPENAKLFAWVGDEILPRESAKVSVFDSVVQGGDSAWEGLRVYDGKIFKLEEHLDRLFDSAKALAFENVPSREEVKEAIFRTLIRNGMFDNTHIRLSLTRGKKVTSGMSPAFNLYGCNLIVLPEWKPPVYDNTHGITLVTASTRRNSPNNLDSKIHHNNLLNNILAKIEGNNGNAGDAIMLDYEGFVSETNATNIFLVKKARVSTPHADYCLPGITRATVMDLVVKEKFVLEERRISLSEFHTADEVWTTGTMGELTPVVKIDGRVIGDGKVGPVTQHLQEAYKKLTEDSGVPIPTYQKT